The following proteins come from a genomic window of Pseudomonas hygromyciniae:
- a CDS encoding cation:proton antiporter, with product MQTNTSAITLQPPAPAGGQSAVGSQAEHLTLLFLIQLIVIFSASRLISWLSTRCLGQTPVAGEILAGLVLGPSLLGYFFPELLSSIFVPQTSTAFVATAQVGLILLMFQVGLEFEFGAHLKGRKRSIMAISLGGLLVPFASGFLVAEYFWQQIVGDKPPLLAFQLFFATALSITALPILGRIFMELGLSRSRVATLTIGAAAIDDVCGWLILGGVTSIIASNFSVWASLGRILALAVFIVLVLWVVRPLVLRWIIGDLERKPLSAQGISLMLIVLFGSAVITNLIGVFSIIGGFIIGVALHTHRPFVTQWNAKVSGLVNAFFLPVFFAYTGLRTDIGSLNGDTALLNCFLVCLVAFASKFFGAYGASRWLGETPRNSALIGVCMNTRALMELVVLNVGYDLGVLPKEYFTMLVIMAIISTFIASPLIRLLTSEERRVPVGQPAVK from the coding sequence CCCCTGCGCCTGCGGGCGGGCAATCGGCCGTAGGTTCCCAGGCCGAGCACTTGACCTTGTTGTTCCTGATCCAACTGATCGTGATTTTCAGCGCCAGCCGCTTGATCTCCTGGCTCAGCACCCGCTGCCTGGGGCAAACCCCGGTGGCCGGGGAGATTCTCGCCGGGCTGGTCCTGGGCCCGAGCCTGCTGGGTTATTTTTTCCCGGAACTGCTGAGCAGTATCTTTGTGCCGCAAACCTCCACCGCCTTTGTCGCCACGGCCCAGGTCGGCCTGATTCTGCTGATGTTCCAGGTGGGCCTGGAATTTGAATTCGGTGCCCACCTCAAGGGGCGTAAGCGCTCGATCATGGCCATCAGCCTGGGTGGACTGCTGGTGCCGTTTGCCAGTGGTTTCCTGGTAGCCGAGTACTTTTGGCAACAGATCGTCGGCGACAAGCCACCGCTGCTGGCCTTCCAACTGTTTTTTGCCACGGCGCTGTCGATCACCGCCCTGCCGATCCTCGGGCGGATTTTCATGGAACTGGGGCTGTCCCGCTCCCGCGTGGCCACCCTGACGATTGGCGCGGCGGCCATCGATGATGTGTGCGGTTGGCTGATCCTTGGCGGGGTGACTTCGATCATCGCGTCCAACTTCAGCGTGTGGGCCTCCCTGGGCAGAATCCTCGCGCTGGCCGTGTTTATCGTGTTGGTACTGTGGGTGGTGCGGCCCCTGGTGCTGCGCTGGATCATCGGCGACCTGGAGCGCAAACCGCTGTCGGCCCAGGGCATATCGCTGATGCTGATCGTGCTGTTTGGCAGTGCGGTGATTACCAACCTGATCGGCGTATTTTCGATCATCGGCGGCTTTATCATCGGCGTCGCCCTGCACACCCACCGGCCCTTTGTCACACAGTGGAATGCCAAGGTCAGTGGGCTGGTGAATGCGTTTTTCCTGCCGGTGTTCTTTGCCTACACCGGCCTGCGCACCGACATCGGTTCGCTCAACGGCGACACAGCGCTGCTCAATTGCTTTTTGGTGTGCCTGGTGGCGTTCGCCAGCAAATTCTTCGGGGCCTATGGCGCCAGCCGCTGGCTGGGCGAGACACCGCGCAACAGCGCGCTGATCGGCGTGTGCATGAACACCCGGGCGCTGATGGAATTGGTGGTGCTTAACGTGGGCTATGACCTGGGCGTGTTGCCCAAGGAGTACTTCACCATGCTGGTGATCATGGCCATTATCAGCACCTTTATCGCCTCGCCCCTGATCCGCCTGCTGACGAGCGAAGAAAGACGCGTGCCGGTGGGCCAGCCTGCGGTGAAATAA